A stretch of the Dechloromonas sp. TW-R-39-2 genome encodes the following:
- a CDS encoding carbohydrate porin yields the protein MHHHLKRTVIAAALLSALHSYAAEITTQPTSGKTGSGRKALLQRIETLEKQLGEMQQLILSQQGQPSKNTQPTEPVAGNKVVVARLNEMEARLATVETTTVLSEPKTAVKQIQVYVDADGNQYDHPVAGATPTLTYQRERVYRRQTIREEIEEALAAEKKGSIELGVSNVTTAQMALQTGGPSSRANRHTYGLSAADVTFRAKSAALNTEFFADVVGIGGSAPDQEISAINLLNSQAARLSNNQLNLREAWIRTELLNQKLGLSVGRLDLTNYFDRNVVANDETERFISDALVNNPVLGLTTNGLGFAAIYDPKSNINFKLGMQQSSTEATSLSTSLYSLAEVEYIARPLSLPEGRYRLWGRQDNSTGSNKTGAGVSFDQKLTSAVTLFGRYGSGYVGSVGGTMKFYSGGLAFQAPYTFNPLDMWGVGYAQTDLYNGNTEKLAEGFYNLRLADHLSLSFLLQYVMESKTKESYLIPGVRMKVSF from the coding sequence TCTGGGCGCAAAGCACTGCTTCAACGCATCGAAACGCTCGAAAAACAACTCGGCGAGATGCAGCAACTCATATTGTCTCAACAAGGCCAACCGAGCAAAAACACTCAGCCGACTGAACCCGTCGCCGGCAATAAAGTGGTCGTAGCACGTCTGAATGAAATGGAAGCACGACTGGCCACGGTAGAAACCACCACCGTTCTCTCCGAACCCAAAACGGCAGTAAAGCAGATTCAGGTCTACGTCGATGCCGATGGCAATCAATACGATCACCCCGTCGCGGGCGCAACCCCGACGCTGACCTATCAAAGGGAGCGCGTCTATCGGCGGCAAACCATACGCGAGGAAATCGAAGAGGCACTGGCGGCCGAAAAGAAAGGCAGCATCGAACTGGGCGTCAGCAATGTCACCACAGCACAAATGGCCTTGCAGACAGGAGGACCGTCATCACGGGCCAATCGTCATACCTATGGACTATCAGCGGCCGATGTGACCTTCCGGGCAAAATCGGCCGCACTGAATACCGAGTTCTTTGCCGACGTCGTCGGCATCGGCGGCTCCGCTCCTGACCAGGAAATTTCGGCCATCAATTTGCTCAACAGCCAAGCGGCTCGCCTCAGCAACAACCAGCTAAATCTACGTGAAGCGTGGATCAGAACCGAATTGCTCAATCAAAAATTGGGGTTGAGTGTCGGTCGTCTTGATCTGACCAACTATTTCGATCGTAACGTCGTGGCCAACGATGAAACGGAGCGCTTCATCAGCGACGCGCTGGTCAATAACCCGGTCCTCGGTTTGACAACGAACGGCCTTGGCTTCGCCGCAATCTACGACCCGAAGAGCAACATCAATTTCAAGCTGGGTATGCAGCAAAGCAGCACTGAAGCGACCAGTCTATCCACCTCGCTTTACTCGCTGGCGGAGGTGGAATATATCGCTCGGCCGCTTTCCTTGCCTGAAGGCCGTTATCGACTCTGGGGACGGCAAGACAACAGCACCGGCAGCAACAAGACCGGTGCCGGCGTCAGCTTCGACCAGAAGCTGACCTCGGCTGTGACCTTGTTCGGGCGTTACGGCAGCGGCTATGTCGGCAGTGTTGGCGGAACGATGAAGTTCTACAGCGGCGGCCTGGCCTTCCAGGCCCCCTACACCTTCAATCCGCTCGACATGTGGGGCGTCGGCTACGCACAAACCGACCTGTACAACGGCAACACGGAAAAACTGGCCGAAGGGTTCTACAACCTTCGTCTGGCAGATCACCTCTCCCTCTCATTCCTGCTGCAGTACGTCATGGAATCGAAGACGAAGGAAAGCTATCTGATTCCGGGTGTTCGCATGAAGGTCAGCTTCTAA
- a CDS encoding beta-propeller fold lactonase family protein, whose product MMIVDRDSNDIAFMDLKSRKILGRTFLGNNVNPHMAMMSPDGRYVVTGGTRANTAYVIDARTLELVKKIPVGISPEHFSFSPDGRYYYQGNPEGDSITVIDMASLSVIKTIEGLAEPLNITFTHDGSKAYVGNYGAHWVGVIDVTRHQLLKKIQIANVPGISRLDPGKYLKEIKGISMPAMSLDNRYIYAADGDLGVVGVIDTREDKVVKVIRVGQNPWRIYMGHDGKYAITVNNGDETISIIDLQRNEVAATLPAGPDMTGVNFAAGKAFVISSTTGFVYVYNMKTLKPAGRIKIGTNIQLETATTDLADEKIYLAASTDHSIYIIDGKTEAVERIPNVGLYPWGTHIMDSKDNYCH is encoded by the coding sequence ATGATGATTGTCGATCGCGACTCCAACGATATTGCATTCATGGATCTCAAGAGCCGCAAAATCCTGGGCCGAACCTTCCTCGGCAACAACGTTAACCCGCACATGGCGATGATGTCGCCTGACGGCCGCTACGTTGTCACCGGCGGTACCCGCGCCAACACCGCCTACGTCATCGATGCCCGTACGCTGGAACTGGTCAAAAAGATTCCGGTGGGAATCTCTCCCGAGCACTTCTCGTTCTCCCCGGATGGCCGCTATTACTACCAGGGAAATCCGGAGGGCGATTCGATTACCGTGATCGACATGGCGTCGCTCAGCGTGATCAAAACCATTGAAGGGCTGGCCGAGCCGCTCAACATTACCTTCACGCACGACGGCTCCAAGGCCTACGTCGGCAACTACGGGGCGCACTGGGTTGGCGTCATTGACGTCACACGCCACCAGTTGCTCAAGAAAATCCAGATTGCCAACGTACCCGGCATTTCGCGCCTCGATCCGGGCAAGTACCTGAAGGAGATCAAGGGCATCTCCATGCCCGCCATGAGTCTCGACAATCGCTACATCTATGCCGCCGATGGCGACCTGGGCGTGGTAGGCGTGATCGACACGCGTGAAGACAAGGTGGTCAAAGTCATCCGCGTCGGTCAAAACCCGTGGCGTATTTACATGGGGCATGACGGCAAGTACGCCATTACCGTCAATAACGGCGATGAGACCATATCGATCATCGATCTCCAGAGAAACGAAGTGGCCGCCACCCTGCCGGCGGGACCGGACATGACCGGCGTCAACTTTGCCGCGGGCAAGGCTTTCGTCATCAGCTCGACTACCGGCTTTGTCTATGTCTACAACATGAAAACCTTGAAGCCCGCAGGCCGGATCAAGATCGGCACCAACATTCAGTTGGAAACAGCGACCACCGACTTGGCCGACGAGAAGATCTATCTGGCGGCATCCACCGACCACTCCATCTACATCATTGACGGCAAGACGGAAGCAGTCGAGCGGATTCCCAATGTCGGCCTGTATCCATGGGGAACACACATCATGGATAGCAAAGACAATTATTGCCATTGA
- a CDS encoding efflux RND transporter permease subunit, which produces MNFTIIESVIRRKAAVLLTVLAAVLLSAYAILTAPLDATPDMSDPQIVLYAKWARSPQLLESQVSTPIIKSLAGTPGIQSIRSTSHMGYSFIYIILKGESQRPAVQKVVADRLNAIRPQLPVDATVTLGPNASSMGWIYQYAVVDTSATLDLRDLRLLHENQIKPGLQTVPGVAEVASVGGLEKQYQFKVFPPLLAESGLSLKQIVTSLQNAFQQAGGRTIEVTNRDYQIRGIVSYDNIDQLELMVVGYRPDGKPVRLKDIGYIQVGYDQRRGVAELDGKGEVVGGIVIMEQKHNVLEVTHALDQKRKEIQAGLPPGVELVTTYDRSALIWGTLEHFLSTLGYELVVVIAVMLLFLRNARTAVAPVVILLLGVAFTSIPLAGFHQTINLFSLAGLFIAIGEMVDATIVIVENCTAELAARRRSNGELSAAEKRAVIIHSIANVARPLLFSLLIILVSFLPVFFLTEKEGRLFDPLAYSKTFAMLFSTLLTIFLLPIIIDWVFGKSTKVSGHEGHAESGLAPAYRYAIGKVIRYRYLFLAGSVAAMVGAVLLLSQFRTDFMPQMEEGSVLYMPTTLPGVPVREAAWILQQMDKKLAAFPEVKRVFGKLGRADTSTDPAPVSMIETTISLKPQNEWRPGMTKDKLVAEMDAAMKVTGYVNTWVQPISARVAMQDTGIQTAVGIKIKGSDIATLEKLGQDIEDLLRTLPKTKSVIAERISSGYFIDTQLDPVRMAQLGMSADEAMLTVRYAIGGDNVVAIKDQNNLTIPLALQYAPDYIDTLEKIRNTPVMGSGQHAVPLKEIADVAVRKMPEMLRNENGAQTGYIYIDIGNASATDYVDSAQQLLANRLVLPAGYTLEWTGDHQNVARSHAQLKMIVPLTVAIIFVLLVLAFRSLTDSLVIMLSIPFAFVGAVALQWGLGYSMTTAVIIGYIALFAVAIQTGIIMIIFIRQALKRKTEGTSYMTAVIEGSVARLRPKLMTVACATLSLLPVMILSGPGMEIMKPIATPTIGGMISSSIYVLFLIPCLFAIGQDMKCWWQHRPPLTLRNFWRLKTWKLRASD; this is translated from the coding sequence ATGAACTTCACCATCATTGAAAGCGTCATCCGGCGCAAGGCCGCGGTCTTGCTGACGGTACTCGCCGCCGTGCTGCTGAGCGCCTATGCCATCCTGACGGCGCCGCTGGATGCGACTCCCGACATGTCCGATCCGCAAATCGTCCTCTATGCCAAGTGGGCACGCAGTCCGCAATTGCTGGAGTCCCAGGTCAGCACCCCGATCATCAAGTCCTTGGCCGGCACCCCGGGCATTCAATCAATCCGCAGTACCTCACACATGGGGTACTCCTTCATCTACATCATCCTTAAGGGCGAGTCGCAGCGCCCGGCCGTCCAGAAAGTCGTCGCCGACCGGCTGAATGCCATCCGCCCACAACTGCCCGTCGATGCCACGGTAACCCTCGGGCCGAACGCCAGCAGCATGGGCTGGATTTATCAATACGCAGTGGTTGATACCAGCGCCACACTGGATCTCCGTGACCTCCGTTTGCTGCACGAGAACCAGATCAAGCCGGGCCTGCAGACCGTGCCCGGTGTCGCCGAGGTGGCATCGGTCGGCGGTCTTGAGAAACAATACCAGTTCAAGGTTTTTCCGCCGCTACTGGCTGAGTCAGGCCTGTCACTCAAGCAAATCGTGACCTCCCTCCAGAACGCTTTTCAGCAAGCGGGCGGACGCACGATCGAAGTGACCAATCGCGACTACCAGATTCGCGGCATTGTCAGCTACGACAACATCGACCAGCTCGAACTGATGGTCGTCGGCTATCGACCGGACGGCAAGCCGGTTCGCCTGAAAGACATCGGTTATATCCAGGTCGGCTACGACCAGCGCCGCGGGGTGGCCGAGCTCGACGGCAAGGGCGAAGTGGTGGGCGGCATCGTCATCATGGAGCAGAAGCACAACGTGCTGGAAGTCACTCACGCCCTCGACCAGAAGCGGAAGGAAATCCAGGCCGGACTGCCGCCAGGCGTCGAACTCGTCACCACCTACGATCGTTCGGCACTGATCTGGGGGACGCTCGAGCACTTCCTGAGCACGCTGGGGTACGAACTCGTCGTCGTTATCGCGGTAATGCTTCTCTTCTTGCGCAATGCCCGCACTGCCGTTGCGCCGGTGGTCATCCTGCTGCTGGGCGTCGCCTTCACCTCGATCCCTCTGGCAGGATTTCACCAGACGATCAATCTCTTCTCGCTCGCCGGCCTGTTCATCGCGATCGGCGAAATGGTCGATGCGACGATCGTCATTGTCGAGAACTGCACGGCAGAACTGGCAGCGCGTCGCCGATCCAATGGCGAGCTCAGCGCAGCGGAAAAGCGAGCCGTCATCATCCATTCCATCGCCAACGTGGCGCGGCCCCTGCTGTTCTCGCTACTCATCATTCTCGTATCCTTCCTGCCGGTCTTCTTCCTGACCGAGAAGGAAGGCCGGCTGTTCGATCCGCTGGCCTACAGCAAGACCTTTGCCATGCTCTTTTCCACCTTGCTGACCATTTTCCTGTTGCCCATCATCATTGACTGGGTTTTTGGGAAGAGCACCAAAGTCTCCGGCCACGAAGGACATGCCGAATCGGGGTTGGCCCCCGCCTATCGTTACGCTATCGGCAAGGTCATCCGCTATCGCTACCTGTTCCTGGCGGGCAGCGTGGCGGCCATGGTCGGCGCGGTGCTGTTGCTGAGCCAGTTCCGGACGGATTTCATGCCGCAGATGGAAGAAGGCTCGGTGCTGTACATGCCGACGACGCTGCCCGGCGTGCCGGTGCGGGAAGCAGCCTGGATTCTGCAGCAGATGGACAAGAAACTCGCTGCCTTCCCCGAGGTCAAGCGCGTCTTCGGCAAACTTGGCCGCGCCGATACCTCGACTGACCCGGCACCGGTATCGATGATCGAAACGACCATTTCGCTCAAGCCTCAGAACGAGTGGCGCCCGGGGATGACGAAGGACAAGCTGGTCGCTGAAATGGACGCGGCGATGAAGGTCACCGGTTATGTGAATACCTGGGTACAACCGATCAGTGCCCGCGTGGCCATGCAGGACACGGGCATTCAAACGGCGGTCGGCATCAAGATCAAAGGCAGCGACATTGCCACGCTGGAGAAGCTCGGCCAGGACATCGAAGATCTGCTGCGGACGCTCCCGAAGACAAAATCGGTCATCGCTGAACGCATTTCATCAGGCTATTTTATCGACACGCAACTTGATCCGGTGCGCATGGCGCAGTTGGGCATGAGCGCCGATGAGGCGATGCTGACGGTGCGCTATGCCATCGGCGGGGATAACGTCGTTGCTATTAAAGACCAGAATAATCTGACCATCCCGCTCGCCCTGCAATATGCACCGGACTACATCGATACCCTGGAAAAAATCCGCAACACTCCGGTGATGGGATCAGGACAACACGCGGTGCCCCTGAAAGAGATCGCCGATGTGGCGGTGCGCAAGATGCCAGAGATGCTGCGCAACGAAAATGGTGCACAGACCGGGTACATCTATATCGACATTGGTAATGCCAGCGCCACCGACTACGTTGATAGCGCACAGCAGTTGCTCGCCAATCGTCTCGTGCTGCCGGCAGGCTATACCCTTGAATGGACCGGCGATCATCAGAACGTGGCCCGCTCGCATGCCCAACTCAAGATGATCGTACCGCTGACCGTGGCGATCATTTTTGTCTTGCTGGTCCTGGCGTTCCGCTCACTAACCGACAGCCTTGTCATCATGTTATCGATCCCGTTCGCCTTCGTTGGTGCCGTGGCACTCCAGTGGGGGCTAGGCTATTCAATGACCACCGCGGTGATCATCGGATACATCGCATTGTTCGCGGTCGCCATCCAGACGGGCATCATCATGATCATTTTCATCCGCCAGGCACTGAAGCGCAAAACCGAGGGCACCAGCTACATGACTGCGGTGATCGAAGGTTCGGTCGCTCGCTTGCGCCCCAAATTGATGACCGTCGCCTGCGCCACCCTGTCACTGCTGCCAGTTATGATTTTAAGCGGCCCCGGCATGGAAATCATGAAACCGATCGCGACACCCACCATCGGCGGCATGATCAGTTCATCCATCTACGTGCTATTTTTGATTCCCTGTTTGTTCGCAATTGGACAGGACATGAAGTGCTGGTGGCAACATCGTCCGCCATTGACGCTTCGCAACTTCTGGCGGTTGAAAACCTGGAAGCTGCGCGCATCCGACTAA
- a CDS encoding cation-translocating P-type ATPase, with protein sequence MPTHAEKHRSNEPERCACSGGGVTDTTSIQDVPRVAVPNSSGNSSVFRIPAMDCPNEENDIRKVLTGIEGIRSLRFELASRTLTIDGEQSAQESALQVIRHLGFEVLPIEHEQMAETPSGLGEISKALIALALAIGAEVLDFFAPDTLPFKGLGMALAAAAIAFSGFSTYRKGLAALRRGQLNMNALMGVAVTGAFLIGQWPEAAMVMALYAIAELIEARSVDRARNAIKGLLALAPETAEIRQGDGGWLETPADKVAIGALARVKPGARIPLDGRVTAGSSAVNQAPVTGESIPVDKTTGDPVFAGTINETGMLEFEVTAAANNTTLARIIHAVEAAQGTRAPTQRFVDRFAAIYTPAIFAIAVAVAIGGPWLFDWMWTQALYKALVLLVIACPCALVIATPVTVVSGLAAAARRGILIKGGVYLEEARKLRVIALDKTGTITEGKPRLVATEVLSPSDPEAKVLSWAASLAGHSDHPVSKAIAKGLNLPENGLTDFTALPGRGIEARLDGHTLILGNHRLIEDRGLCSPEIEARLAVHENQGRTATLLATEDRVLAIFAVADTIKESSREAISDLHRLGVTSVMLTGDNVATATSIARQAGIDDARGNLLPEDKLAAIEELQGRHGPTAMTGDGINDAPALARADIGVAMGAAGTDTAMEAADVVIMNDDLRRIPETIRLSRRTHAVLWQNIGLALGIKVIFLGLAVFGNATMWMAVFADMGASLLVVGNGLRMVRSR encoded by the coding sequence ATGCCCACCCATGCCGAGAAGCACCGATCCAATGAGCCTGAGCGTTGCGCGTGTTCAGGTGGCGGTGTGACGGATACGACCTCCATACAGGATGTGCCGCGTGTCGCTGTACCTAACTCCTCAGGGAATTCGAGCGTTTTTCGGATTCCCGCCATGGACTGCCCGAACGAAGAAAACGATATCCGCAAGGTGCTGACAGGCATTGAGGGGATTCGGTCACTACGCTTCGAACTGGCGTCCCGGACCCTGACCATCGATGGCGAGCAGTCTGCCCAGGAAAGTGCGTTACAGGTCATCCGCCACCTTGGTTTTGAAGTGCTGCCCATCGAGCATGAACAGATGGCTGAAACCCCATCAGGTCTCGGCGAGATCAGTAAGGCATTGATCGCCCTGGCATTGGCCATCGGGGCCGAGGTTTTGGATTTCTTCGCACCCGACACCTTGCCGTTCAAGGGGCTGGGTATGGCGTTGGCAGCAGCTGCCATCGCTTTCTCTGGATTCTCCACCTATCGCAAGGGACTGGCCGCATTGCGGCGCGGCCAGTTGAACATGAATGCCCTGATGGGCGTCGCCGTGACCGGTGCCTTCCTGATCGGCCAATGGCCGGAGGCCGCCATGGTCATGGCGCTTTACGCCATCGCCGAACTAATCGAGGCACGGTCCGTCGATCGGGCACGCAACGCCATCAAGGGGCTCCTCGCCTTAGCCCCGGAAACCGCCGAGATTCGCCAAGGCGATGGTGGCTGGCTGGAGACGCCGGCCGACAAGGTTGCCATTGGTGCACTCGCCCGGGTGAAACCTGGCGCCCGCATCCCGCTGGATGGGCGAGTAACCGCCGGCAGCAGTGCGGTCAACCAGGCGCCGGTCACCGGCGAGAGCATTCCTGTCGACAAGACGACTGGCGATCCTGTTTTCGCCGGCACCATCAACGAGACCGGCATGCTGGAATTCGAGGTGACGGCTGCCGCCAACAACACGACCCTGGCTCGCATCATCCATGCCGTCGAGGCAGCCCAAGGCACGCGGGCTCCAACCCAGCGTTTCGTTGATCGCTTTGCCGCCATTTATACGCCGGCCATTTTTGCAATTGCCGTGGCCGTGGCAATTGGCGGCCCCTGGCTGTTCGACTGGATGTGGACACAGGCGCTCTACAAGGCACTGGTTCTCCTGGTAATTGCCTGTCCCTGCGCGCTAGTTATCGCTACGCCGGTTACAGTTGTCAGCGGACTGGCCGCAGCCGCTCGGCGCGGCATCCTGATCAAAGGCGGCGTCTATCTGGAAGAAGCTCGCAAACTGCGCGTCATTGCTCTCGACAAGACCGGCACCATCACGGAAGGCAAGCCTCGCCTGGTAGCCACAGAGGTGCTGTCCCCCTCCGATCCAGAAGCAAAGGTGCTTTCCTGGGCCGCCAGCCTAGCCGGCCATTCGGACCACCCCGTTTCGAAAGCAATTGCCAAGGGACTGAATCTCCCGGAAAACGGTCTCACCGACTTCACCGCGCTTCCGGGTCGCGGCATTGAAGCCCGCCTAGATGGACATACCTTGATACTGGGCAACCATCGGTTGATTGAAGATCGCGGATTGTGCAGCCCCGAGATCGAGGCGCGTCTTGCCGTTCATGAAAATCAAGGGCGAACCGCCACTCTGCTGGCTACCGAGGATCGGGTACTGGCCATATTCGCGGTGGCTGACACCATCAAGGAAAGCTCGCGGGAAGCAATTAGCGATCTGCATCGCCTTGGTGTCACGTCGGTCATGCTCACCGGCGACAACGTCGCAACCGCAACCAGTATTGCCCGCCAGGCAGGGATCGACGATGCACGAGGCAATTTGCTGCCGGAAGACAAGCTGGCTGCAATCGAGGAATTGCAGGGGCGTCATGGCCCGACAGCCATGACCGGTGATGGCATCAACGATGCGCCCGCCTTGGCACGCGCTGATATCGGTGTCGCCATGGGGGCTGCCGGCACAGATACCGCTATGGAGGCCGCCGATGTTGTCATTATGAACGACGATTTGCGGCGCATTCCTGAGACCATCCGCCTGTCTCGTCGGACGCACGCCGTGCTCTGGCAGAACATCGGACTGGCCTTGGGGATCAAGGTCATATTTCTTGGACTGGCTGTGTTCGGAAATGCCACCATGTGGATGGCGGTATTCGCCGACATGGGGGCCAGTCTGCTGGTTGTCGGAAACGGGCTGCGCATGGTCCGTTCGCGATAG
- a CDS encoding YnfA family protein — MEFLKILGLFVVTALAEIIGCYLPWLVLTQGHQRWLLIPAAVSLALFAWLLTLHPGAAGRIYAAYGGVYVALALLWLWQVDGIPLTRWDLLGSAVCLGGMAIIALQPGRT; from the coding sequence TTGGAGTTCCTGAAGATATTGGGGCTCTTCGTCGTCACCGCGCTGGCCGAAATCATCGGCTGCTATTTGCCCTGGCTGGTGCTGACGCAGGGTCACCAGCGTTGGCTTCTGATCCCGGCAGCCGTGTCACTGGCTCTGTTTGCCTGGCTGCTTACATTACATCCGGGCGCCGCCGGTCGCATCTACGCAGCTTATGGCGGTGTCTATGTTGCGCTCGCCTTGTTGTGGCTATGGCAGGTCGATGGAATTCCCCTGACCCGTTGGGATTTGCTGGGCAGTGCCGTATGTCTCGGTGGCATGGCCATCATCGCTTTGCAGCCTGGCCGGACGTGA
- the cadR gene encoding Cd(II)/Pb(II)-responsive transcriptional regulator has translation MKIGELARLAGSNVETIRYYERKGLLPKPGRSEGNYRIYGVMHQERLTFIRHCRSLDMTLDEIRTLLRFKESPEENCGEVNRLLDEHIGHVVRRIGELQALEKQLLELRSRCPDDRRASTCGILEGLSQSGISAEPMGNHIPGVHGMALPPSTDLHE, from the coding sequence ATGAAAATCGGCGAACTGGCGCGTTTAGCAGGAAGTAATGTCGAAACGATCCGCTACTACGAGCGGAAAGGACTGTTGCCGAAACCAGGGCGGAGCGAGGGAAATTACCGCATCTACGGTGTAATGCACCAGGAGCGACTGACCTTCATTCGGCACTGTCGTAGCTTGGACATGACACTCGACGAGATTCGGACGCTATTGCGCTTCAAGGAATCACCGGAGGAAAACTGCGGCGAGGTCAACCGCTTGCTGGATGAACACATCGGGCATGTCGTCCGTCGCATCGGTGAACTCCAAGCGCTGGAAAAACAGCTTCTTGAGCTGCGCAGTCGTTGTCCTGATGACCGTCGAGCCTCGACTTGCGGGATTCTTGAAGGCTTGTCGCAATCGGGCATAAGCGCGGAGCCGATGGGAAATCACATTCCAGGGGTACACGGAATGGCGTTACCCCCCTCTACGGACCTGCATGAATAA
- a CDS encoding outer membrane beta-barrel protein produces MRTPTTCALLALACLPLSGLAQTYVGIGAGKADYSDFTLRDMEWDSLNVTQQKDKPTAVGLYVGERLNDYLAVELGYMNLGTRKISGYVTGGGSTASVDGKTRLEGLGLSVLGSYRIGSFAPYVRLGLMYGHQDRKANKNDPGLLFQNPNNESSTTDVVRPIYGLGLEYQVTEAVAVRLDHTVIYHASVDTINNIDNGTIRRDASITTLGLLYSFGAKPNQTDWGSSKWSMGLAGGWSKTSARMSGGGYNGNVWNLQTHTVNAQVAGGMSDDKTDTAYRLSLFRNEGSIEYEVYLATLGEFQSRSANDGITGGGNALTGATTRTANALGANVGYRFEPIKSLTIQPKLGLAAVHTRDEIYNSLDFAGVGGSAQSSVVKKMVLSPTAGLVIGYQLTKAIEARLGYEHYFLSGSDAALGKGNIGMVMAGVRVGL; encoded by the coding sequence ATGAGAACACCGACTACCTGCGCCCTCCTGGCGCTCGCCTGCCTGCCGCTGTCCGGTCTGGCCCAAACCTATGTTGGCATCGGTGCAGGGAAGGCCGACTACAGCGATTTCACCCTGCGCGACATGGAATGGGATTCCCTCAATGTCACGCAACAGAAAGACAAACCTACGGCTGTCGGCCTCTATGTCGGTGAACGCCTCAATGACTACCTGGCCGTCGAGCTGGGCTACATGAACTTGGGTACCCGCAAGATCAGCGGCTATGTCACTGGCGGTGGCAGCACCGCCAGTGTCGACGGCAAGACCCGTCTCGAAGGCCTGGGTCTCTCCGTTCTCGGTAGCTATCGCATCGGCAGCTTTGCACCCTATGTTCGCCTCGGTCTGATGTATGGGCATCAGGACCGGAAGGCAAACAAGAACGATCCGGGCTTGTTGTTCCAGAATCCGAACAACGAATCCAGTACCACGGATGTGGTCCGGCCGATCTACGGCCTCGGTCTTGAGTACCAAGTCACCGAAGCTGTGGCTGTCCGTCTCGACCATACCGTGATCTACCACGCCAGCGTCGACACCATCAACAACATCGACAATGGCACCATTCGTCGGGATGCCTCGATTACTACCTTGGGATTGCTCTACAGCTTCGGCGCTAAACCGAACCAGACGGATTGGGGGAGTAGCAAATGGTCGATGGGCTTGGCCGGTGGTTGGTCGAAAACTTCGGCTCGCATGAGCGGCGGAGGTTACAACGGCAATGTCTGGAATCTACAGACCCATACTGTCAATGCCCAGGTGGCCGGCGGCATGTCGGACGACAAGACCGATACGGCCTATCGCCTGTCGCTCTTCCGGAACGAGGGAAGCATCGAGTACGAGGTGTATCTGGCCACGCTGGGTGAGTTCCAGTCACGCAGTGCCAACGATGGCATCACCGGTGGTGGGAATGCCCTGACTGGCGCAACGACAAGGACGGCGAATGCTCTGGGGGCTAACGTCGGCTATCGCTTCGAACCGATCAAATCCCTGACCATCCAGCCGAAGCTGGGTCTGGCGGCGGTGCACACGCGGGATGAAATCTACAACAGCCTGGATTTCGCAGGTGTCGGTGGTTCAGCACAGAGTTCAGTGGTGAAGAAGATGGTGCTCTCCCCAACGGCGGGGCTGGTTATTGGCTATCAGCTGACCAAGGCTATCGAGGCTCGGCTTGGCTATGAGCATTACTTCCTGTCCGGCAGCGATGCGGCGCTAGGAAAAGGCAATATCGGGATGGTCATGGCAGGGGTACGGGTCGGCTTGTAG
- a CDS encoding helix-turn-helix domain-containing protein — protein sequence MNQSTYFARRLREARQKSGLSQKALGIKAGIDQFSASPRMNQYEKGKHLPDLLTVEHLANATGVPIPFFFTPEDELAELIAAWGQLEANQRTSLLEAAKQLLPIPTPPEP from the coding sequence ATGAATCAATCGACGTATTTCGCACGACGTTTGCGAGAAGCCCGTCAGAAAAGCGGCCTCTCGCAAAAGGCGCTGGGGATCAAAGCAGGCATTGATCAATTCAGTGCTAGTCCGCGCATGAATCAGTATGAAAAGGGCAAGCACCTACCTGATTTGCTAACGGTCGAGCATCTGGCAAACGCAACAGGTGTTCCCATTCCGTTCTTTTTCACACCAGAGGACGAGCTTGCAGAATTGATTGCAGCTTGGGGGCAATTGGAAGCAAATCAGCGGACGTCACTGCTTGAGGCTGCAAAACAACTCCTGCCTATCCCAACACCGCCAGAGCCTTAG